A DNA window from Bdellovibrio sp. BCCA contains the following coding sequences:
- a CDS encoding DUF4360 domain-containing protein produces MWRGFAPLVGLLLFVLSQHSQAQTPPGVRIQSLQAVGSGCPAGSYNAMISPDGQTFSLLLDNFSAASTMQNPIVRLNCELKVNFFVPRGWTFAVLSADYRGYAYSEAGTTVMHQALYSFDGSKPRNERPGYENGGTYNFRLQEFRGPYNDNYYIHHDIDPRVAPWAPCSNQENQSLFITTYLMARNLNLSSLVQAQITLDSIDGQVQSQKYKLAWRQCAPSGGGSRPPVQEPGNPRPGPNPNPGRPPRFPGGR; encoded by the coding sequence ATGTGGCGAGGCTTCGCACCATTGGTTGGTTTACTTTTATTTGTACTCTCTCAACATTCACAAGCACAGACACCTCCTGGTGTGAGAATTCAAAGCCTGCAGGCCGTCGGTAGCGGTTGTCCTGCTGGATCCTACAACGCGATGATTTCTCCGGATGGCCAGACCTTTTCTCTTCTTCTCGATAATTTTTCTGCAGCCTCAACAATGCAAAATCCGATTGTTCGTTTAAATTGTGAACTCAAAGTGAATTTCTTTGTTCCGCGCGGTTGGACTTTCGCCGTTTTATCTGCGGATTATCGTGGATACGCTTACTCTGAAGCCGGCACAACTGTGATGCACCAAGCTCTTTACTCTTTTGATGGCAGCAAGCCACGCAACGAAAGACCGGGTTACGAAAACGGTGGCACTTACAACTTCCGTTTGCAAGAGTTCCGCGGTCCTTACAATGACAACTACTACATCCATCACGACATTGATCCGCGTGTGGCACCTTGGGCTCCTTGCAGCAACCAAGAAAATCAATCGCTCTTTATCACGACTTACTTGATGGCGAGAAATCTTAATTTGTCGTCACTCGTTCAAGCGCAAATCACTTTGGACAGTATCGATGGCCAAGTGCAATCGCAAAAATACAAACTCGCGTGGAGACAGTGTGCTCCTTCAGGTGGCGGCTCACGTCCGCCGGTGCAAGAGCCTGGTAATCCGCGCCCAGGTCCGAATCCAAATCCAGGAAGACCGCCGCGTTTTCCAGGTGGCCGATAA
- a CDS encoding DUF4360 domain-containing protein, which produces MKSKLLLMLVGVMSALSLEAQAQVSLGDPAYGGTGCPAGSASVTLSPDQTALSILFDNYVAEAGGGRRVDRKSCNISIPVRVPQGYSVSVFQVDYRGFNSVPRGGQARFDAEYFWAGARGPRVSRTFVGPYNDVYTLTDNLIASAVVWTPCGESVNLRVNTSMMAQTNPRGEQTLATVDSADITSGVIYHLQWRRCR; this is translated from the coding sequence ATGAAATCGAAACTATTACTAATGCTCGTTGGTGTGATGTCGGCTTTAAGCCTTGAAGCGCAAGCTCAAGTGAGCTTAGGCGATCCAGCTTACGGTGGTACAGGCTGTCCAGCGGGATCTGCGAGTGTCACTTTGAGTCCGGATCAAACGGCACTCAGCATCCTTTTTGATAACTATGTTGCGGAAGCCGGCGGCGGACGTCGTGTGGATCGCAAGTCTTGCAACATCTCTATTCCAGTGAGAGTGCCACAAGGTTACAGCGTGTCTGTTTTCCAAGTGGACTACCGCGGATTCAACTCAGTTCCTCGTGGGGGACAAGCGCGTTTTGACGCTGAATATTTCTGGGCTGGCGCTCGTGGTCCTCGCGTTTCAAGAACTTTCGTTGGACCTTACAACGATGTTTACACTTTGACTGACAATCTTATCGCAAGTGCCGTTGTTTGGACTCCTTGCGGAGAGAGCGTGAACCTTCGCGTAAACACTTCGATGATGGCGCAAACAAATCCACGCGGCGAGCAAACTTTGGCGACAGTGGATAGCGCGGATATTACTTCCGGCGTGATCTACCATCTTCAATGGAGACGTTGCAGATAG
- a CDS encoding substrate-binding periplasmic protein produces MARVLLIVFLMLLSQISSAQNSRLRILTENWPPVTYEKSGAPQGMAVELTQLLQKRMNSNDLIEVVPWPRGYELVKTKPNVLLFTMTRTPEREKLFTLLGPIANGEIALYTRRSFPTEFHTLDEIREKFTIGVHRGTVFQKTLEEYDFKNIVPVNSPISNLKMLMAGRVDFICEDALVIKELLKEAGYPADASQKAFSLLKKSSLYFAFSRGTPKETVEKWQRAFTDVKKNGEFKTLHQKWFGNHPAPMDVVVINPPDEFVFPETPVRKSLSAGLLKFLFPDSE; encoded by the coding sequence ATGGCCAGAGTTCTGTTAATTGTCTTTCTTATGCTCCTCTCTCAGATTTCTTCGGCGCAAAATTCCCGGTTAAGAATTTTGACGGAGAACTGGCCTCCTGTGACCTACGAAAAATCCGGAGCGCCCCAGGGAATGGCTGTCGAGCTGACTCAGCTTTTACAAAAACGCATGAACTCCAATGATCTTATCGAAGTCGTTCCTTGGCCACGCGGCTATGAGCTGGTCAAAACCAAACCCAACGTTCTTCTTTTCACGATGACTCGCACTCCAGAAAGAGAAAAATTATTCACTCTTTTAGGCCCGATCGCCAATGGAGAGATTGCGCTTTACACGCGCCGCTCTTTCCCTACAGAATTTCATACCCTGGATGAGATCCGCGAAAAGTTCACGATTGGCGTTCATCGCGGCACCGTCTTTCAAAAAACTTTGGAAGAGTACGATTTTAAAAATATAGTTCCGGTGAATTCTCCTATCAGTAATTTAAAAATGCTGATGGCCGGACGTGTGGATTTTATTTGTGAAGATGCTCTCGTGATTAAAGAGCTTTTGAAAGAAGCCGGGTATCCTGCGGATGCTTCGCAAAAAGCCTTTTCCTTGCTTAAGAAAAGTTCACTTTATTTTGCTTTTTCACGAGGCACGCCAAAAGAGACTGTCGAAAAATGGCAAAGGGCTTTTACCGATGTTAAAAAAAATGGAGAGTTTAAAACTCTCCATCAAAAATGGTTCGGAAATCATCCCGCGCCCATGGATGTCGTGGTGATCAATCCTCCTGATGAGTTTGTGTTTCCTGAAACGCCTGTAAGAAAATCTCTTTCGGCTGGGCTCCTGAAATTCCTATTTCCCGATTCAGAATAA